One Pichia kudriavzevii chromosome 3, complete sequence genomic window carries:
- a CDS encoding uncharacterized protein (PKUD0C09870): MNVYLNEEIRIGELPEEGKFTDCVMYLLLLNYHINFRSETFVTFYGTDFTTNYNRGHPHVFFDDCKLRNGIQLPLDKVVLFETGRRHANAFLSSEMLPVASKDPPNNIYSSKVFLKVSGRMKRYRDIIDFGKCNIQVMKKSDVINSVNRKDTKLIRVLQNIIKYCPSSWREELDHKYGIWEMADEIGVAASQNSFVNEFQTQPDFIESQAQYHNPLNLRHLNDPCGSNLRNVAERNLVQDIVANLVKQESNDDQWGLTASVLGRENNIPSTQYEEVTICGMYPPLNEKIIIDSLSGQTELLDSFEIYFKITNDAQIVKTLSFRDSNSVYNFIGFDGDIKPQIEPKLKLFLENKFSQGSKMKLEKKLYQRFKNGEMDIEI; the protein is encoded by the coding sequence ATGAATGTGTATTTGAATGAAGAAATAAGAATAGGAGAACTGCCAGAGGAAGGAAAATTCACTGATTGTGTGATGtatttgttattattaaaCTACCATATAAACTTTAGGTCTGAAACTTTTGTGACGTTTTATGGTACTGATTTCACAACTAATTATAATAGGGGTCACCCACATGTATTTTTTGACGATTGTAAGCTTCGAAACGGAATACAGTTGCCCTTGGATAAAGTTGTTCTTTTCGAAACAGGCAGGCGTCACGCTAACGCGTTTCTTTCCTCTGAGATGTTGCCAGTAGCTTCTAAGGATCCACCGAACAACATTTACTCttccaaagttttcttAAAAGTTAGCGGTAGGATGAAGAGGTACAGGgatatcattgattttgGCAAATGTAATATCCAGGTAATGAAGAAATCCGATGTGATTAACAGTGTTAATAGAAAGGATACAAAGTTAATACGCGTCCTCCAGAACATAATAAAATACTGTCCCTCTTCATGGAGAGAAGAGCTGGATCATAAATATGGAATTTGGGAGATGGCTGATGAAATTGGTGTAGCAGCGTCACAAAATTCCTTTGTGAATGAGTTTCAAACACAACCAGATTTTATTGAATCGCAAGCTCAGTATCACAATCCTTTGAACCTTAGGCATCTCAATGATCCATGTGGGAGCAACTTGAGAAACGTAGCAGAACGTAATCTGGTCCAAGATATTGTGGCCAATTTGGTAAAACAAGAATCAAACGATGATCAATGGGGACTCACGGCATCTGTCCTAGGGAGGGAAAACAACATACCTTCTACCCAATATGAAGAAGTTACAATTTGTGGAATGTATCCTCCTTTAAACGAGAAAATAATCATAGACAGCCTCTCTGGCCAAACTGAGTTGTTAGATTCGTTTGAAATTTATTTTAAGATTACAAATGATGCACAAATAGTCAAGACACTGTCTTTCAGAGATTCTAATTCGGTCTACAATTTCATTGGCTTTGATGGTGACATAAAACCCCAAATTGAACCTAAACTCAAATTGTTCCTAGAGAATAAATTTTCTCAGGGAAGTAAAATGAAACTAGAAAAGAAACTCTATCAACGGTTCAAGAACGGAGAAATGGATATAGAAATCTGA
- a CDS encoding uncharacterized protein (PKUD0C09880; similar to Saccharomyces cerevisiae YNL193W; ancestral locus Anc_2.57), translated as MSKNNKRQFKLPGSVLAKIRAPDSEQDTSKEPLTAVDFNEQGMVFEESGDRWFSSDLSKALRFYYRAHESYKQALKLDPLLNGALYNLPRLEFEVYNKFTKDESVISDDLINCADALNSCGPEGLFKDIQSLCKSFEVSINILHQAGKAEFIEWASYFNMAMCYFEYIENMGNDPSCLQNLGLKNELILTVQRCISLFDKVFCHMTNVLNNNAIDETVNLEAAAVVCTESYRMLASVYETLYNADLVAVMDSITSDFITKIDSFASTLSIDIIPPDTLTTLKIAKLMLNASRHQEFGQFLQVWSSENELNDILEKQLLEASSIRSFLEKYETNDIQIPLEIKWSVLSVMANQYRVINNKLREEITLLENSKSSENDALSSKISLLCSVFIERADIDLERSLMETPDAMQHKSILFNNCKNFLKNALIFSKKSGGLRESISGKNIRKKKQREALMRLCLIEGKSQDEWNQIIGEKYWPVEIEAIANVDAYKNFFS; from the coding sequence ATGAgtaaaaataacaaaaggCAATTTAAACTACCAGGTTCAGTTTTAGCCAAAATACGAGCGCCAGATAGTGAGCAAGATACATCTAAAGAGCCGTTAACAGCTGTAGATTTTAATGAACAGGGAATGGTTTTCGAAGAATCAGGAGATAGATGGTTCAGTTCAGATTTATCGAAGGCATTGAGGTTTTATTATCGTGCTCACGAAAGCTACAAACAAGCGTTAAAATTGGACCCTCTTTTGAATGGGGCTTTATACAACTTACCACGATTAGAATTTGAAGTTTACAATAAATTTACAAAAGACGAATCAGTTATCTCGGATGACCTCATCAACTGTGCTGATGCTTTGAACAGTTGTGGACCAGAAGGCCTTTTCAAGGATATCCAATCTCTATgcaaaagttttgaagtATCGATAAACATCTTACACCAGGCTGGTAAGGCAGAATTCATCGAGTGGGCTTCCTATTTTAATATGGCGATGTGCTACTTCGAatacattgaaaacatgGGAAATGATCCGTCTTGCTTACAAAACCTaggtttgaaaaatgagtTGATCCTGACAGTACAAAGGTGTATTTCTCTATTCGACAAGGTGTTTTGTCATATGACCAATGTCTTGAATAACAATGCCATAGATGAAACTGTAAATTTGGAAGCGGCGGCTGTCGTTTGTACTGAAAGTTATCGTATGCTGGCTTCCGTATATGAAACTTTGTACAATGCGGACTTGGTCGCTGTGATGGATAGTATTACTAGTGACTTTATCACAAAGATTGACTCTTTCGCATCTACTTTGTCAATTGATATCATTCCCCCTGACACTTTAActactttgaaaatagcaaaatTGATGCTTAATGCTTCGAGACATCAAGAGTTTGGACAATTCTTGCAAGTTTGGTCTTCAGAAAATGAATTAAATGACATTCTAGAAAAACAATTATTAGAGGCGTCATCCATTCGATCTTTTCTGGAAAAATATGAAACAAATGATATCCAGATACCCTTGGAAATAAAATGGAGTGTTCTATCTGTAATGGCCAATCAATATCGAGtcatcaataacaaattAAGAGAGGAAATTACTCTGTTGGAGAACTCGAAGTCTTCTGAAAACGATGCTTTGAGCAGCAAGATCTCCTTGCTTTGCTCTGTTTTTATAGAAAGGGCAGATATTGATCTAGAGAGGTCATTGATGGAGACACCTGATGCAATGCAACATAAGAGTATATTGTTTAACAACTGTAAGAATTTCCTCAAAAATGCACTAATATTTTCTAAGAAATCAGGTGGATTAAGGGAATCGATTAGTGGCAAAAACattcgaaaaaaaaagcaaagagaAGCTTTGATGAGGTTGTGTTTGATTGAAGGAAAATCCCAAGACGAATGGAATCAAATTATCGGAGAGAAGTATTGGCCcgttgaaattgaagctaTTGCAAATGTGGATGCTTAcaaaaatttcttcagCTAA